A region of the Maniola jurtina chromosome 11, ilManJurt1.1, whole genome shotgun sequence genome:
CTAATTGTTGTTCCGATGCACACCCAGGTCCGCTTTCTGACTGAACTTTCTCCACTTTGTCCGATCTTGAGCGTTAAGTTTAGGCTGTTCGGTCAAACAAAATTCTCCTAGGCTACTTTGTCTAGGTTACACAAGATACTATCTTGTGTAACCTAGACAAACTACTCACTAAGAGTTTTGTAGGTAGAATTCATCCTATTGTGATTAGAAAGACTAATATTTCTCGTTTTGTGTGTGATAAAATAATCATAGtatctattattttatattcttgtCACCCCCAGCAAGAACGGTAGTTTCAGTGACAGGCATGTCTCGTCAAAGGCTGTAGGTATAAGCATAAAACCAGCAAAAGCACTCAAAGTTATACTGGGGATCCCACTACACATACTTACACATCAAAGACAAAGCAACATTCGCAGCCCTGAGATGATAAAACCTGGGGTCTAGGCTTTAGAATAAAAATGTGATAGAACCAAAAAAAACGAGCTACATATCGATATAGAAGGAGCTACAAAATAAACTTAGGGAAGAACATAGATTTAAAACCCGCCTATGATAATAGAAATGTACCTACAATAGTGACTgctccaaaacaaaaactagtCTTTAGCTCAGAACTAAACCTGAAAATAAGTCACGCATTCGGTAAGGATAGCTCTATTTTCCAAATAGAGTGTGTAGGCAACTCAACCATACATCAATGGCAAACAGGCGGGTACCAAACTTTAAAATCAACAAGCCAAGCAGTTTCACTTCCACACCAACCACTCCACCTTGGATTGCCGCGAAGGTCTAAAAAGACACCAATCCAATGACACCACTTGTGGATTAAACGGCATGACATGGACCGAGGCAACGAGGCAGCAGACGCACTAGCAAGTAAGGTCACGAGactgaaggtgacagggccgGATACTTTATATCCTCCAGTTCCTATAGCTACTGTCttgtacttacttacatatCTTTCGCTATacgtattatattatacattgTAATATTTGTACATATTACCTAAAATTTCTGccatattacattatttttcacattttattttGGGGTGTACTTGTGCTGTGTGTAAAACTTgtgatatatacctacttgataaaATAAGCTTATTTTTGGTTCGTGATATTTTATGTTTAGCATAACAAGTTTTCCAAGGTTATTATTGGTACGATATGGATGTCTCCCTGTTGATCAAACGTGGATACCGGAATCTTAATCAAAATTCATTCTATGAATTAtgaatacataataaaataatatgaattattattataagttgtATATGAGTTTATGAGATTTTTGATTATGACAATAACCAAAAACATACATACTTCTTTAACGTTCTACCTATCGCTCCTCTTCGTAATAAAACTATGAATTCTTGTGATGGCGATTCAATTTACTTTTGTACTGTTGTTGTTGTACCTagtaactacttacctacttctctCTCTCTCCAGTCGGTCCCTTATGACTGAGGATCGTGAGTATCTCGCTAGCAAGTCAACATTTTGCGATGATATCCTTCCATTGAGTCTGTTTTTAGCCATTTGTTACAAGATAGTAAAACTTGAGCGCATCAGTTTGTTTCATTTGGTCTGTCCACCGGATATAGGATCTCGCTATCTTGTCTTTTACGTTCTCAACCATGATCTTAATACTTTCACACGTCCGCGGCGGCTGATATGTCCAAAATAACTAAGGAATTAAGGATCCGTTGAAGACAGGTGAAAAGACGTGTTTTAATCTGTAGGTTGCAGCGAAAGAATCGCTGCGTCCCAGCAGCACATTCCGGACGATCGATTCTCTGACTTGCCCCCTGAATGGTAAAAAAGCTGTAGCTGTAGCTTAATAGTAACTTCATTCTGATTAAATGTATTTTATGGCGCTAGCACTAGCCAGGATCTCttgacaagtaggtaggtacctagaatgTGCGAACTAATAAGCCATTCCACTAATGAAGTGAACAATACCGAGATAATTGGAGTTACTGCTATTCCTACTTGCGTAGGAAGGAGGATAATTACTTTACCTATTTAGATTGCTATTTAAAACTTGCTTTCCAGACTTCATAAATAATGCTattggaatttataaaaaaagataaaacttttgttttttttaactataagtaaatacttaagtaactaCATATATGTAAACTTTAATATTACCTTGAAAATTATCAACCTTATCAATTTGCTTCACTACTgaataataagaaaaataataactatcCTGCCAGCcagataattcttttttttaaataactgaaTACCCACTTGAGGCCAGCTAGACACAGCCTAATTTGTGATGTTATTCTTAGAAAAGAATTTTTTTGAGGGTATTCAGCTTTCAGAACGCGTTGTGGACCTATTCATGCACTTATAAAGTACCTAAGTCATGAAGTACCTGCATAATTTGATATTTGTAATACAATTACGGTATGACTCTTGCTctacatttttaaatacctattgttGATCAAAATATCAGCATAATTAGATTTCTACAGGTACTTTATATGTTAAATGCTAGTTCAATGCCTATCGAATCACTATACCTccattataaatgtgaatgaGTGTTTTttctgttggtttgtccttcaatcacgccgcaacggagcaacggatcggtaTGATTTTTACATAGATGTAGTGAAAGACcagaagagtgacataggctagtttttattccggaaaatcaaagatttcccacggggttttaaaactctaaatacacgcgaacgaaatcgcgggaatCAGGtagttttctaataaaaataatcatgtaTGCAATCAAATCCACGCGATTTGAACATAAGTGTTACAAACAATACtgctatttaaaatattagcatAGTTTCCTGATTTATAGATAGGTTACTATTGTGTATCAGTGACAAGCAATTATAAATTATGGACTACAATCTACATTAACAGAATGGCGTATTACCAATCCGATAGAGctataatatcaataaataatatgcGTTAAGATTAGCGCATATCTCGCTGCTGATCTTCCGGAATGTGTCCACGACCTTCAATGTGAAACCGAGCTGACTTTATCACTCTATGATAATTATATCCCTGTATATACTTATCAATGCATTTGTAGGCTTCTGCCAATGCAATCGGAACCTACCAATGCAATTTTACTGTATAACACATCTAAAAAGAACTCTATTCCTAATTCCGTAAAGGACATAACAGCTTTCGAACTGCAGTCTGTTACAGGGAAGTGAAATCGAAGCTTCATTGGTAGAAATACGAATCTAAGTTGTTCTTTGTAATTTAGGTTGCAGACTGCAGTTGAACAGTAGGTACACGGgtatgtaattaaaataaaattaagtagatAAAACGGGAATTTACTTTCTTGAAAAAtagattaataaataggtacttacttaaataagcCATCGTTATATTAGTACTTATACTATTTACAAAAATTGacctaaatgaaataaattaatgttgTTAAGTACCTATGCATGGCATGCATTAGATCATTTAAATGGGTATCTAGAAGCCTTTGATTTCATGTCACATTATAAAGACTGCGGTTACAGAATTCCTGTAGAAACACCTATTTATTGTTAGAATCTTAATCAGATATTACCATTGGAATGTTATGACTAATTGTTCTTAACACAGCTGttctattaatatattttgcaTATAAAAGCGAATAGTGGTTAGAAACCAAATACCTAACATTGAAAAGTAAACAAACCAGTTCAAGCCGAAAGTACAAATTGTAAAACACTTAATAttggatttaaataaaatttctaaGACCCAGATTTCCTTTATGTTACGTGTCTGACGAAGACAGACATAAGTGGGTTGGGAAAGACGGGCGAACTATTACTGGTATAAAATAGCTGTACATTAGGCGTTCACCTGACAGGATGAGTGGAAAATGGCTTCGGGACCGCTGTTTCCAACCGGCTGCGGCATTTCGCGAATGAGGGCGTTCGACGTATcttaatacataaaataatttcaatccATTTGTTTTGCAATGAATACCCAATTTCATAAATAGTAATACAGCaggtaagtacataggtatagactatagacagatagcttgcatgttgcggacgggcataggctactttttgttccagGAAATCGAAATGTTCCCAAAGGCATCCGtgaaactgattttgacgaaaggcacaaaggtagcttgcattcccgagacgaacatagactactttttatccctgaaaatcggAGAgatcccacaagatttttaaaaacctaaatccacacggatgaaatTGGGCCATAATAAGGTAGGACCTAGCTTTCTTCTTTTAGCTAGGGTGGGTTTGTAGATCATACACGCGTGTTTCTATCACTAGGCAAGCCTAATGTTACTTTGAAGAGAAAAGAGGAAATACTAGTCTTTTCAATCTCATTATTAATGGGTAAAGTATCTAAGTTCAATTCCATTGCCATAGctgatacctaagtattttcttttaaaaggaGTCTGCGACTACGTAACCTCGATGGATTGTTTAGATAAGTTAGGGCTCAGAACCGTTTATAATGTGCAGATTTCATGGTAGCTAAGTATCTGtcaattgctatattttatcccgtgTTTCAATAAGACCGGGGCACGTAATCCTCTCAGCTATTCCCGACGGTCGTTGATCTAATTGAGCATTTGAGCCGTGCGTGCGTGCTAATGGACTAATTACGTACATGAGAGGAGAATTGGTGAGTAACGCAGGACGCGAACTGTCGTGGGAGGCAGACGGCCTGGCTCCGCGGCCATACTTCGCCGTTGTATAACGAGCTCTACTACTATACCTACTCAGTTAGTACACAAATCCCTAGCTGGAcaatatgataatatttttagtccATTTTTCTTCTTAGGCAGCCAAGATACCCGCTATCGTTTACCCATAGTTACATTGGCTCATTTAATGAggttttctaataatataaagtaaccCAGCTACACTGAAagatatgtaaataaataaatataggtacctatatttatttatctatagaGATAAAAGATAGACCTAGGTTGTATCTTTTTATCACCTTTTACTAGGGTCATTTAGCCTGTTCGCGTCCGACGCCCAATTCGCGTCCAAACGACGAACTACTGTTTTACAGCAGTGGAAAATAACCATACGAACACACTTACGGAGACACGAGCGCTTCTATGGATGTTTGGACCTATGACaggtacacacacacaaacaaaaaatCTATGCGCGCAATCCAACTTGAATGAAAAAAGAACTAGTTTTGAGTGTGCAACCAACGAGTGTCGACGCGCGAAAGTATTAGAAATGAAATAGTGCGCAGCTGCACTTTTCACCGTAAGTATTTAATggatttatttgaaatttagaATTCTTTGTTGTTCCTAGACCTTAATTATGAACCACACTATAGGGATAACGATGTTTGTGCTTAATTTTTTCTACTGATAGTTTTATATAAGGCGGACGCGAACTGCTACatgaaatttataaaaattccaCTTTGCGTCCGCTGTGGACGCAGATTACTCTAGCTTGTTCTAATTCAgatgtttatttaaatacaataaagtgggaaaaacaatataaatttGCTATCAGTTTTAAcattatttacatacataatataatggcCGATTTGCGTCCATATCATCAGAAATAGATAAAAAGataaataatcaaaaatttCACTTGGACGCAAACTATACTTACATTAGAAACCCTATATAACATTTTGCGTCCAACTATTTATCACACGAAAATAAtggaagtaaaaataattatacaattttatatagGAAATATATTCTTTATGCCAACCTAacctaaaaatatatacctaccttaaatTATACCATATaccatatattatattttcagtatATTGTTATACGAATTTAGTtccattttttagggtttcctaccaaaatggtaaaatatATCTAATCTTTATGTTGCGATTGTCCGTATATCTGTATGTCACAGTTCATTATTTCAGTAAACACCAATCATCCGTCGCCATTGACATGAAATTTACAGTCTTCTTCTacttcgtcaaccgatagatgtccactacTGAACAAAGGTTTCTTGCATGGACTTCTACAGGTCTCGGTCTTGCGCCgcatgaatccagcggctccctgcgattcgtttgatgtcgtcggtCCATCTAATGGGGGGTATTCCAACACTACGCTTCTCAATGCGGGGTCGCCACTCACACAcacagcaccttgggaccccaaattCGGAGTAATTGAATCTAATAGTGGTCCaacattattagaataaaaaaacgTTAATTATTGATATCTTAATTTAAGAAAGGGGGAAAAATCGGAGAAATGCTTAGATTTTTGTTTTCATGAGCAATGTAGGTAGATGATCGTTTATTTCCTTGAACctatttatttagtaggtagtaatgatttcaatttttaattttagatgaGTTCTTCCCACACTCCGAATAAAAAGATAAAGAGCAAATATTCAgaagaaaatttaaagaaaGCTTTGGACGAAGTTCGAGACAACAAGAAGTCCATAAGACAAATATGTAAAGATTACGGAATTCCTAAGACCACAATATTAGACAAATTAAGCGGACGCAGACCAGATGGAGTAAAGAAATCTGGGCCAGAACCAGCGTTAGGGATTGAGGGGGAAAAGAAAATAGTAGCTTGGCTTCTCGATATTTCAAAATGTGGGtttccagttaaaaaaaatgaattgttGGATACAGTTCAAAAGATAGTTCAAGATGGCCAATTTAAAAACCAATTCAAGGATGATCGCCCAGGCCAAAAGTGGTTCGACAAATTTTTAGCGAGAAATACGGAGATATCGGTAAAAAATGCTGAAGGCATTAATAAAGCTAGAGCTCATGTCACGGAGCAGTCTATTAGGCTCTGGTTTAAAGAGCTCGAAGAATATTTGAAAAGTATAAACCAAACAGACATTTTGAGCAACCCGGAAAGAATATTCAATGGAGACGAAAGCGGATTCGCTCTTTGCCCTAAGACTGGAAAAGTTTTGGGTCCAAGAGGATTCAAGAATTTGTATCAAATTAAACCCAACAACGAAAAAGAGAACATAACGGTGTTATTGACATTTAATGCGAATGGAGATATGTGCCCACCTTGCGTCGTATTTCCATACGTAAGACCACCCAAAGCTGTAGTGAATAGTATGCCTGAAGGATGGTGCCTCGGTAAGTCAGAGACGGGTTGGatgagaggagatgtgttcttCGAATACGTGacaaatgattttaataattgggtagaggaaaaaaatattaaaaaaccagTACTTCTACTGGTAGATGGGCATAAATCGCACATGTCACTAATGCTCAGTACGATATGTGaagaaatgaaaattattttgtatgccCTGCCACCAAATACAACCCACATATTACAACCAGCTGACGTTAGCGTATTTGCACCAGTAAAGACTTATTGGAAGGCTACTGTGCGTGAATTTCTTTCGAAACCTGAAAACCTTAATTCTGCAGTCACAAAATCAAATTTTTGCACGCTACTCAATGAAGCATTAAAGCACCCTAACATGCCCGAGAATATTAAGAATGGATTTAAGCGCTGTGGCCTATTCCCATTCGACGCGAACAGCCCAGATTATACCAAATGTGTAAGAAATACATTAGAAAATGTACAATCCATTGGCGGACCAACACACGATATCAACCATTCAGATATTAAAAcgtttaaaaaagttttaaagtaCATAAGGCCGGcacttaaagaaaaaaaaattaacattcgACCTATCTTAAGAGAAGTAAACAATTTGAGAAAGTCTCTTCCGCCGGAACTAGGTATTGGAGAAATTTCGATTGAAACAGAATCAGAAAGTTCATTGATAGATCTTTCAAATACAGAAGAAAACCTCACAAATTCTTCTCATATTGAGTGTGAATTGGATGCAACTACAGAAATCACTTTCTCTTCATCACACAATGAAGATAAAAATCGAAATGACAGCAATGACTCAAGCCCGACTCTACAAATAGAAACAGTTTCAGCTGAAGTTCATACTGCCCCAATACAATCTGTTGAGCCTGACAGGTCAAAGCTAAGTACCGAAAATCGAAATATCGCTCCTGTATCTACCGTTAATTACGATGAAATCACAGTTTATGATGATCATTCTCAAATAGGTTCTAGGACGCATAATTGcaacaaaaatatttcacttATTGAAGACTTATCAATGATTGGAGCAGTCACGAATAACGATACTCTTTCAACGTTACATCTTTCTGGGAGTTACCTTGACGTGGGCTCAATTGTTTCCTTAGATGATATTCTAATTATACCACTTCCTGAAGATGTAGTCAATCCCACTACCTCAAGTTTTGTTGTACAGGAACCTTTTACTAAGGAAAATTCACCTGAAACGCCTATGACTTCGATGATTCAAACAGAATCAGCTATATTACCAACATTGCCATCTAAATCATCCACCTACGAATCGCCAAATGAAAAATCTCTTATATTGCAACCTTTGACATCAGTAGCTGTTGGACCGCAAAGAAATATATCGGACCCATTTAAAAATCACCTGATGCTACCTGAGATCCCTGATAAGGCCAGAAAAAAAAGTCAAAGAACTCCTGCAGCTATTTCTTCAGCTGCATGGAGAAAGTACTACGAAGATAGAGAggagataaaaaacaaaaagcaggaaacaataagaaaaagaaagataGAACGAACAGCCAAACAGGAACagaaaaaaactcaaaaaattcGAAAAGTTGCTCGGAAACGACAAAAAAAGCCACATCCTATTAAAAGAACAGCAGACATGGACACACTACATTTAGAATATCAGAAAGAAAATGTACCAGGTAATACAACAAAGTGTGCAgaatgtgacaagtgacaacatATTAATTTCAGATATAGAAGACgataatgagaaaaaaaaatattaatttaaagtcTTTTGAATGTTACTTGTGtgattaattattacttttatttcaaCAAGTAACATTAATATAAATGATATATCTCATATATTTAGTGATAGATAGGATTGTAAATAGCttgttttgtttgttaattaatcatttttaaaacttacctacttaagaCTTACTTTTAagataaattacatatttacataagGTAACGTCCAAATCTGTTACAGACACTGCCGAAACTCATAAATTTCTTGGTGAATTAAATCCTGAAAATGACAACTCTGCAAGAAAACGTACAAAACAAGTAGCAGCAGTATTGACTTCAAAAGAAAGTATTAAATCAAAGAGAACAAAACTAGAGAAGAAATCTAAAATACAAAATCGAAAGCCACGTTcgtttaaaaacaaattggaATCGACTTCTGAAGAAGAAGACCTAATACTTTTGGATAACGAGGATTCAGCTGGAGAAGACTGCGAATATGATTGTTTAAGATGTGGCGAAAACTACtataaaactgaaaaaattGAAGATTGGATTCAATGCATTTTCTGTCATAAATGGATGCATGAAAATTGTACGCCGTTTGAAAATACTTGCGACACATGTggaatattaaataaatgatttcattaaaatcacaAGCTTTCCTTTACAgctataaaactataaaatctcCTCTATTTCCCCCTTCTGAACTAGTGGACGCCAACTGGTCCACAGGCGGACGCAATCTGGATTTCGTGGACGCAAAATGGGTAAATCACCTGTTTCAGCTATTTGTAGCTGTGTAGAATAAAACATCAGATGTGTTGTCCAAAACTGTGCATTAAACTTGACTAGACTATATAGGGACTACATTACATccatttttaattcaaaactaCCACacggacattttttttttcatgttcaAACTGAACAACTCTACtaagtggacgcaaacaggctaaATGACCCTACTTTCTTTATATGACTTGCCTTTGTTATGTAGTTTTTGACTAGAGTACGAAGCGTAAACTAAGAAAATGGTTTCCCTtcaatttgtatttattaaccCACGTTTATTTTATAGGCAATATAATTAAGCCTTACTTATGAAAATCATAAATATCTGATTGTATTTGTAAGCACAGGAGGCACTAGACTTCGCATTTGATAAATTTATTGCCAATAAGATAGATTTATTACTATTGATTTACCTTAACGGAACGGtaagatatttttcattttaatacaaaatgaattagaaaatataattaaaatagttaATATAATTTCTGTTCGCTGTGGAGAACCTAGGGCTATGAacttagtgcaaaaaaaaaatcagcacaACGAACCAGTCTGAGTATTCAGCGCAGAATTGCAGCATTAAAGAACTTCTACCGTACCATACCGTACTTACTTATCtgtaatttttatgtattatttat
Encoded here:
- the LOC123869719 gene encoding tigger transposable element-derived protein 1-like — encoded protein: MSNMSSSHTPNKKIKSKYSEENLKKALDEVRDNKKSIRQICKDYGIPKTTILDKLSGRRPDGVKKSGPEPALGIEGEKKIVAWLLDISKCGFPVKKNELLDTVQKIVQDGQFKNQFKDDRPGQKWFDKFLARNTEISVKNAEGINKARAHVTEQSIRLWFKELEEYLKSINQTDILSNPERIFNGDESGFALCPKTGKVLGPRGFKNLYQIKPNNEKENITVLLTFNANGDMCPPCVVFPYVRPPKAVVNSMPEGWCLGKSETGWMRGDVFFEYVTNDFNNWVEEKNIKKPVLLLVDGHKSHMSLMLSTICEEMKIILYALPPNTTHILQPADVSVFAPVKTYWKATVREFLSKPENLNSAVTKSNFCTLLNEALKHPNMPENIKNGFKRCGLFPFDANSPDYTKCVRNTLENVQSIGGPTHDINHSDIKTFKKVLKYIRPALKEKKINIRPILREVNNLRKSLPPELGIGEISIETESESSLIDLSNTEENLTNSSHIECELDATTEITFSSSHNEDKNRNDSNDSSPTLQIETVSAEVHTAPIQSVEPDRLINDWSSHE
- the LOC123869477 gene encoding uncharacterized protein C01G6.5-like; the encoded protein is MTSMIQTESAILPTLPSKSSTYESPNEKSLILQPLTSVAVGPQRNISDPFKNHLMLPEIPDKARKKSQRTPAAISSAAWRKYYEDREEIKNKKQETIRKRKIERTAKQEQKKTQKIRKVARKRQKKPHPIKRTADMDTLHLEYQKENVPDTAETHKFLGELNPENDNSARKRTKQVAAVLTSKESIKSKRTKLEKKSKIQNRKPRSFKNKLESTSEEEDLILLDNEDSAGEDCEYDCLRCGENYYKTEKIEDWIQCIFCHKWMHENCTPFENTCDTCGILNK